The Neurospora crassa OR74A linkage group V, whole genome shotgun sequence sequence GATAGTTTGTAGGCGGCGGGAGTTAGGAGCAGACTGCCTGCGCAGAAGGGCTTTCTCCGGGAGTCCCTGCGCCAGACGTTGGGCAACATGGGTGTTGGCCTTGTGCATAAGCTCTTCGACAAGTTCAGTGGCCTGGCTAGACTCGAAAATGTTGTGCTTAGGCGGGATGTTCTCATCATCAAGTTGctggaggagacggagaggCGCAATGGGTTCGCCACCGGCGCCCAAGCGAGCTTCACGGAACTTCTGGGCGACAGCGTTGAGAATCTGGATGTCCAGGGCCTTCACAGATGGATGGGAGAATCCGCTGCTACCGGAAATGGCTTCATCGATCTCGCTGAGCGACACCTTCCCGCCGCTCTTGACGATACCCTTTCCAATCCAGGTGTCGCCTTCGGCCACCGCGCCAGTCTGGGGGTTGACGTGGAACACAACGCTAAAAGTCAAGCGATCCTGTTCAGGAGTGAGGGTGCAAAGCTCGCTCGACAGCTTGGGGGGGAGAAGGGCACAGAAGCGGTTGACAAGATGGACCGCAGTACCGCGCTTCTTAGCTTCACGGTCAACGAGTGAGCCGGGCTTGACGAAGTGGGCGACATCGGGAACGTGAATACCAATTTCGATCTTGCCGTCAGGCAACTGCTTGAAATGAACACCGTTGCCAAGCTCGACAGAGCTATCTAATTCAACAGTGAACACATTCTCGCCACGGAAGTCACGGCGAGCGGCAAGAGCAGCTTGATCCTCACTTTCAAGCGACCAGTCTTGCTGGCTGACGTTGCGCAAAACAGCCTCAGCAAACTCGTCGGACGCGAAGTTGTTGTCACGAAGGAGGGCATCGGTCTCAACCTTAAGATCACCCATTTTGCCCAGCTTCTCAACGAGGGTACCAAACGGATGCAGAGAAGTGATGGGCCAGCGCTTGATACAAGCCACGAAGATCTGGTCCGCATAGTCCTGGTGCTTCTCCACGAAGTCCTTGGGTGCTTGCTCGGTAGGAATGGCAATCAGAGGAACACGCTTGTCCGTGGGCTTGAACCAAACAATCTTGGGCTTCTCGTGGGAGCGCGAGTCTTGTTGGCGGCCATTGCCACCGTCTCTCGCAGCGCGTTCAGcttcctgcttctccttcgTAGCCTGACTGCTCGGGCGGAGCAGACCAAGGGTACCAGAAAACATTTGGCCGGGAACACGCTCAATAACAGCAACAATGTGACCAGCAAAGAGAGGCTGCTGCTCATCATtgatctcctcttcctcaaccaAAAGAAGACTTTGACCTTCAACTTCCACGTCGTCGTTCTTCTTTTGGGTAGGACGCTGTCTGAGGCTGCCACGGCGGCGGAGTCCCCCCTCAGCGTTGCCATTGTCGTCACCAGTATTTTGGCCTCCACTAATGGAGCCAGAACGAGTGTCGGTAATAtccttgcgcttcttcttttcttccttctcgcgCTTCTGCGCCCACACTTCACCAACATCCAACAGCTCGACCGCAACGAGATCACCTTCGAGAGCACGGTTGCGATCCTTGCTGCCGCAGATGAAGATATCGGCGGGAAGCAGGCCATCCTGCGTCGAGACGTACGCATCGCTTctgttcttcttgttcacGCGAAGAATACCAGAAACAAGCTGGCCGTTACCCAAGAGGGCAGGAAGAGTAGCTTGGGGAAGGTAAGGAGTGAAAAGCGTCTTgcgctgctgttgctggcttTGCTGACCAGGAGCAGCCATTTGAGGAGCGTGCTGGCTGGCGGCAAGACCGGTAAGTGGCTGACCATTCATCTGAGCAAGCTGAAGAGCCTGAAGCTGGTTGAGCTGCATCGGATTGAGTTGTTGGCCAGGGAAAACCTggggcatcatcatctgaCCGGGGAACTGAACCAGCTGAGGCTGTCCAGGATACTGGAAGGATCCAATCGAAGAGATGGACTGGCTCACCGAGCCGCGGCTGCGGTGACCGGGCTGGAAGCCCTGGCTCTGAGGAAGGGCAGCGGTCTGGTCCTGAGcctggttctggttctggttctggttctggttccTCCAGTTGCCGTCGAAGTTGCGGGAACCAGTGCGGGCATGGCCGCTACCAGGAGCGCGGCGGGAAAAGTCGCTGCCTTGGCCCACGGAGTCGGTAGAGAAATGGCCTCCGCGGCCACCACGGCCATTGGCACCAACAGCCATACTCTGGCTCCTGCCATGGCCGCCACGACCGCCACGGAACGACGATCCCTGAGCTATCTGGCCCTCCGCCGGAGCAGGAGTGGTGCTCGGGGTGGTCTTGGCATCATCCTCAGACTTCTCGGAGGAGCCAggggcaggagcagcagggAACTGGAAGGTAGACGTCGTGCGCTTCTGTTGGGCGATCTCGGCGGCCTTCTTGGCATcagccaaggccaaggaatGTCTTCTCTGATGACCGCCGCCGGATCCACCCCGACCACCACGACCGCCGGTGCTGTTCTCTCGGGCGTGACCCTGGGTGGGATCTTGGAAGTTGCCGAACGTCGAACCAGAGGCGCCGGCAGAGGGAGCAGGCGGCGGGCCCCCCATGCCCATGTTTGGAATGGCCGACTGATTACGGCGATGTGAAAGCGGTTGTGTAGGAGGAGCTAggggcggctgctgctgcagctggACCGGGAACTGGAAGCCCGCCTGAGGCGCCAAACCGGCAATGGGCTGGAAGTTGGTGAATCCGCCAGGGCCCAGGGGTTGCGTGGCCGGAAGCATGCCGAGGTTGGCATATTGAGCTGTAatctgctgttgctgctgctgaaggaGTTCGATCTGCTGCTGGATGGCAAGCTGTTCCACTGCACCGAAAAAAAGATCCAGTCAGTACGCCAGCGCATTGAAGAGGGGGATGAGGGGTTACAGTCAGGACACAAGACGGGAACGCGACGGGGTCAGGGGTACGATCATTGGCTTTTGAAGCTTTTCGCCACGAACAAGAACGGACCAGTGCAAGAGCGGTAGAGGGGCGCCGCGATAGTACACGATGGCAATGGCGATGACAATAGCAAAACTCAAAACATACTGTTCGTGTTTGAAAACATACTCATCAACGGGGTCAGCTCCGACGGGCTTCTTCGATGGGCGATATGGAGCCGTCGGCCGGCGGGGCCAGAGACGCCTCCTTgaggctgctgttgctgatcCATGATGCAGGTTGTTGGGACGGACAGGTGCAGATGACTCGGGTGATCCAGGCAGAAAACGTGCACGTCGAGTGCGAATGCAAGGCGAAGTCGGCGTTGGACCTAAAGCGTGTGAAGAAGTAGTAAAGTAGAGCACGAGAcgagtcgagtcgagtcgagtcgaATCGAATCGAGGCGTGGTCGACCGAACAGAGACGAGGGGGAAGGTTATTGAGCTGGGTTTATCTTTTTTGTGTGGCCGGATTGCCGTTGCGATGCATCAGATGCGATGGGAGTTGCGGTATGTTTGGTTGCGGTGCGGAGACGTCGCCCCAAAGGACAGTTTTGTTTCGCAGTTAAAGCGGATTGGATGAAAGAAATCAAGTCCAAAGAGGTTATAATGAGAGATTGAAAAGTTGCTACGAGGGAGTGTAGagagaagggagggaggtgtCCGGCTTTGCTAGTTGACGTTGAAGCTAGAGGGAAGCCTGAAGCCGATGCGGATTGAGGTTCgtgaggagggaaggggaaagggagagtgcaggaggaggaggagtcggaGGACGGGAGAAAGAGGTTCGGTGCTATAGGAAGTCAGGAGGACTGGGCCTTGGACctgagaggaggaggaggaggaggagcagagcACTTTCAGCGCCGCAGCGGCAGTCAGCGAGAGGAACCCGAAAGGTCCATCCTTCGGCGGGCATCCTGGGCTGGCTAGGTTGTACCTAGAGTatctacctagaggtacctacctcaccTAGACTACATGCTAGTGACGAACTGATGCGTGAGAGGGAAACGACGGGACAGGATGGTGCCCGCCCGCCTGGCAGTCCGTCCTGCTGAGGTGAGTGAGGTCCGTCCCTCCTTGGAGGCGCATGCTGCAGGTGTACACGGTGCGGCGGCGGAGCATGGAAGGTCCGGGTTCACGGCAGGCATCTCTTACGGTTTCAGTTGCACCTATCAGCGGCGGTGCTGGGCAGTTGGCTGAAGTGGTGGGCTACCGTTAGTAGCGCCAGGATAGGTGCAAGCACGCAGGGTGTGAGGGTGGTGCACCGGATACCCCATGTGCGCGACACACCgtgctcctcttcccttccacttACAACCCAACTACTACTGAATGAAGTAACCTTTGAGCCCCTTTTATAAAACCGTCTTTTCTTCCTGGCCTTTGTTCAAAAGGAAATCTGCACTCATGACATCCACTGCATACCTACTTCTGGAGTTTCTGTTCAATAGCCAAGAGCTTCGAAGAGTCGAGGACCGCGACAGGAGCATCCGGGGGaagctacactacctacaccaATCAACGATGCCAGTGGGGAAACGGTTCCTCAGCAGACTCGGGAAAATCACAAATGGCAGAAGTGGACACTCCCGCTAATCGTCTTTACCCCATACCTCATTTAGTTTAGATTCAGGATATCTCAAACATGGCGTATGCTGGGCGATGCTTCCCTGTCACGAATGTGTCTGCACAGGGACAGGGACGACAAACTCGAGATGTACTCGAAGATACGTGCTCGAACGTTTCTCTCGGGGAAACTCAACGGTGGTCGGAAAGAGGATCGCCAACCCATATCATGATGTGCCCGGCATCACCTGGGGAATATGGACTGGCCTTGCCGGCGTAACAGGGAAGACGtcaatggtgatggtgatacCCTAAACCCTGGATCGA is a genomic window containing:
- the gul-1 gene encoding cell wall biogenesis protein phosphatase Ssd1 produces the protein MDQQQQPQGGVSGPAGRRLHIAHRRSPSELTPLMSMFSNTNMEQLAIQQQIELLQQQQQQITAQYANLGMLPATQPLGPGGFTNFQPIAGLAPQAGFQFPVQLQQQPPLAPPTQPLSHRRNQSAIPNMGMGGPPPAPSAGASGSTFGNFQDPTQGHARENSTGGRGGRGGSGGGHQRRHSLALADAKKAAEIAQQKRTTSTFQFPAAPAPGSSEKSEDDAKTTPSTTPAPAEGQIAQGSSFRGGRGGHGRSQSMAVGANGRGGRGGHFSTDSVGQGSDFSRRAPGSGHARTGSRNFDGNWRNQNQNQNQNQAQDQTAALPQSQGFQPGHRSRGSVSQSISSIGSFQYPGQPQLVQFPGQMMMPQVFPGQQLNPMQLNQLQALQLAQMNGQPLTGLAASQHAPQMAAPGQQSQQQQRKTLFTPYLPQATLPALLGNGQLVSGILRVNKKNRSDAYVSTQDGLLPADIFICGSKDRNRALEGDLVAVELLDVGEVWAQKREKEEKKKRKDITDTRSGSISGGQNTGDDNGNAEGGLRRRGSLRQRPTQKKNDDVEVEGQSLLLVEEEEINDEQQPLFAGHIVAVIERVPGQMFSGTLGLLRPSSQATKEKQEAERAARDGGNGRQQDSRSHEKPKIVWFKPTDKRVPLIAIPTEQAPKDFVEKHQDYADQIFVACIKRWPITSLHPFGTLVEKLGKMGDLKVETDALLRDNNFASDEFAEAVLRNVSQQDWSLESEDQAALAARRDFRGENVFTVELDSSVELGNGVHFKQLPDGKIEIGIHVPDVAHFVKPGSLVDREAKKRGTAVHLVNRFCALLPPKLSSELCTLTPEQDRLTFSVVFHVNPQTGAVAEGDTWIGKGIVKSGGKVSLSEIDEAISGSSGFSHPSVKALDIQILNAVAQKFREARLGAGGEPIAPLRLLQQLDDENIPPKHNIFESSQATELVEELMHKANTHVAQRLAQGLPEKALLRRQSAPNSRRLQTIIDRMTALGYDIDATSSGTLQNSLFKIDDSDIRKGMETLLVKSMQRAKYFIAGKTASLLWPHYALNLPLYTHFTYPTRRYADIIVHRQLEAVLSDGKIEYTEDLENLVKTVESCNTKKDSAQNAQEQSVHIESCRTMDKKRQEVNGDLISEGIVICVYESAFDVLIPEWGFEKRVHCDQLPLKKAEFRKEKRVLELYWEKGVPSSAYVPEDERPKAAASQRISNALAAARQAEEAERAKKDREEAARKQIETGTVSHDDVDALFQDEDEDDIEDNASDITEAMAGASLAERPTQSVPGSPTQSAAEAVGTLHRTRSDSKVPVGEAPEARLTNKEKYLKLFKLREEGGEYIQDVTEMTRVPVILKTDLSKSPPCLTIRSLNPYAL